Proteins found in one Vagococcus carniphilus genomic segment:
- the aroD gene encoding type I 3-dehydroquinate dehydratase, whose amino-acid sequence MSKLKVRNLTLGSGQPKVCVSLVASNFEELFAEAMRISQMDCDLIEWRADYFMYVNDISFMRKAAYFIRYAIEDKPLIFTFRTLDEGGGQYIEPDYYFELNRYMVHTGLVDIIDLELSKLADSDTDVVRFAKQNNVKVLLSAHDFITTPTEAEMTEAIYDMRYLGADICKMAVTPNDMEDVLTILQSSNKIQSERENIPFVLIGMGEIGRLTRMTGELFGSVLTFASSGKYQSAPGQMSIHQLRKGLDVIGNRNEGVKFGKEKNS is encoded by the coding sequence ATGTCTAAATTGAAGGTTAGAAATCTTACACTTGGTTCAGGTCAACCAAAAGTTTGTGTTTCTTTAGTGGCAAGTAATTTTGAAGAGCTATTTGCAGAAGCTATGCGTATTAGTCAAATGGATTGTGATTTGATTGAATGGCGTGCAGATTATTTTATGTATGTTAATGACATTTCTTTTATGAGAAAAGCGGCTTATTTTATTCGTTATGCAATAGAAGACAAGCCTTTGATTTTTACCTTTAGAACATTGGATGAAGGTGGAGGACAATACATCGAACCTGATTACTATTTTGAATTAAATCGTTACATGGTACATACAGGGTTAGTAGATATTATTGATTTAGAGTTATCTAAACTAGCGGATTCAGATACTGATGTGGTTCGATTTGCTAAACAAAATAATGTAAAAGTTTTATTATCAGCCCATGATTTTATTACAACACCGACTGAGGCTGAAATGACAGAAGCAATCTATGATATGAGGTATTTAGGAGCGGATATTTGTAAAATGGCTGTGACACCTAATGATATGGAAGATGTGTTAACTATTTTACAAAGTTCTAATAAAATCCAAAGCGAACGAGAAAATATTCCTTTTGTCTTAATCGGTATGGGAGAAATTGGAAGATTAACCAGAATGACAGGTGAGTTGTTTGGTTCTGTTTTAACGTTTGCTTCTTCAGGTAAATATCAAAGTGCTCCAGGTCAAATGAGCATTCATCAGTTAAGAAAAGGGCTAGATGTGATAGGAAATAGAAATGAAGGTGTCAAATTTGGCAAAGAAAAAAACAGTTAA
- a CDS encoding class I SAM-dependent rRNA methyltransferase yields MRQIIIDNKAVKRINKKYPLIHKEDIVSDYELETGEWVSFFSQGKQFLGYGYLGVQNKGYGWILSFKKEQPITSDFLKDCLAEAITKRSAYFNDPQTTAFRILNGEGDNFGGLTIDWYDNYLVLSWYNLSIYQHQKEIVALLSEIIPDIKGIYEKIRFKSESLPESSFVWGSESPEPLIVKENGVNYATYLNEGLMTGIFLDQKEVRNYLVDGFSSGQTLLNTFSYTGAFSVAAAVGGASHTTSVDLAKRSIEKTEEQFRVNGIDPESQTIFVMDVFNYFKYAEKKGFSFDVVVLDPPSFARNKKKTFSVAKDYGKLTTEAVRLINKNGKLIASTNAANVNFDKFEKMVEKGIKEAGKGFKQQRVFRLPSDFAVSNTFSEGNYLKVLVYEII; encoded by the coding sequence ATGAGACAGATAATAATTGATAATAAAGCAGTAAAAAGAATAAATAAAAAGTACCCCCTAATTCATAAAGAAGACATTGTTTCTGATTATGAACTAGAAACTGGAGAATGGGTGTCGTTTTTTAGCCAAGGAAAACAATTTTTAGGCTATGGTTACTTAGGCGTTCAAAATAAAGGCTACGGTTGGATTTTAAGTTTTAAAAAAGAACAACCAATTACTTCAGATTTTTTAAAAGATTGTTTGGCTGAAGCCATCACAAAAAGAAGTGCTTATTTTAATGATCCTCAAACAACAGCCTTTAGGATATTAAATGGCGAGGGCGACAACTTTGGTGGATTAACGATTGATTGGTATGATAATTATTTAGTTTTATCTTGGTATAATTTAAGTATTTATCAGCATCAAAAAGAGATTGTAGCACTTCTTAGTGAGATTATTCCAGATATTAAAGGAATTTATGAAAAAATTAGATTTAAATCAGAAAGCTTACCTGAATCTAGCTTTGTTTGGGGAAGTGAATCACCAGAGCCTCTCATCGTTAAGGAAAATGGTGTGAATTATGCTACCTATTTAAATGAAGGATTAATGACAGGTATTTTCCTTGATCAAAAGGAAGTAAGAAATTATTTAGTGGATGGTTTTTCTAGTGGGCAGACACTACTTAATACGTTTAGTTATACAGGTGCCTTTTCTGTTGCAGCAGCAGTGGGAGGCGCTAGTCATACGACGAGTGTTGACTTAGCTAAAAGAAGTATTGAAAAAACAGAAGAGCAATTTAGAGTGAATGGGATTGATCCAGAATCACAAACTATTTTTGTCATGGATGTCTTTAATTATTTCAAGTATGCTGAAAAGAAAGGTTTTTCTTTTGATGTGGTGGTACTTGATCCACCAAGTTTTGCTAGAAATAAAAAGAAAACATTCTCTGTTGCAAAAGATTACGGTAAATTGACTACAGAAGCAGTTCGACTTATTAATAAGAATGGTAAGTTAATTGCTTCTACCAATGCAGCTAATGTCAATTTTGATAAATTTGAAAAAATGGTAGAAAAAGGAATTAAAGAAGCTGGAAAAGGATTTAAACAACAGCGGGTTTTCAGACTACCAAGTGATTTTGCCGTTTCTAATACTTTTTCAGAAGGAAATTATTTAAAAGTGTTAGTGTATGAAATTATTTAA
- the ybaK gene encoding Cys-tRNA(Pro) deacylase codes for MAKKKTVKTNAVRMLEKKKVPFDVYEYAWSEEHMGAKDAAEDLGVDESEIYKTLVAVGNKTGPIVAVVPGNKELDLKKIAKASHNKKVDMLPMKELEPLTGYVHGGCSPVGMKKQFPTYFAIEAKEMPDFRCSAGMRGLQMKVNPQLLADLLRGEFADITTE; via the coding sequence TTGGCAAAGAAAAAAACAGTTAAAACAAATGCTGTTCGAATGTTAGAAAAAAAGAAAGTTCCTTTTGATGTGTATGAGTATGCTTGGTCAGAAGAACATATGGGAGCTAAAGATGCAGCTGAAGATTTAGGCGTCGATGAGTCTGAAATCTATAAAACGTTAGTTGCTGTTGGCAATAAAACAGGTCCGATTGTTGCGGTTGTTCCTGGAAATAAAGAATTAGACTTAAAAAAAATAGCAAAAGCAAGTCATAATAAAAAAGTAGATATGTTACCAATGAAGGAGTTAGAACCATTAACTGGCTATGTCCACGGTGGATGTTCTCCCGTTGGTATGAAAAAACAATTCCCAACTTACTTCGCGATTGAAGCAAAAGAAATGCCTGATTTTAGATGTTCTGCAGGAATGAGAGGCTTACAAATGAAAGTCAACCCTCAATTATTAGCAGATCTTTTAAGAGGTGAGTTTGCAGATATCACAACAGAATAA